The Arvicanthis niloticus isolate mArvNil1 chromosome 2, mArvNil1.pat.X, whole genome shotgun sequence genome includes a window with the following:
- the LOC117704283 gene encoding olfactory receptor 1L4-like, with protein MSNLSTSSSTSDFILLGLSSNPWMQKPLFAIFIIMYLVTVMGNVLIILAIHSDTRLHTPMYFFLSNLSFMDICFTTVIVPKMLVNLLSETKTISYVGCLVQMYFFMALGNTDSYLLASMAIDRLVAICNPLHYDVVMRPQRCLLMLLGSCTISHLHALFRVLLMSRLSFCASHVIKHFFCDTQPVLKLSCSDTSSSQIVVMTETLAVIVTPFLCILFSYLRIIVTVFRIPSAAGKWKAFSTCGSHLTIVALFYGSVIYVYFRPLSMYSVVKDRVATVMYTVVTPMMNPFIYSLRNKDMKKGLRKLMDRVHS; from the coding sequence ATGAGCAACctcagcaccagcagcagcacctcAGACTTCATCTTGCTGGGTCTCTCTTCCAATCCCTGGATGCAGAAACCCCTTTTTGCCATCTTCATCATCATGTACCTGGTCACAGTAATGGGGAATGTTCTCATTATCCTGGCCATCCATTCTGACACCAGACTCCATACccccatgtactttttccttAGCAACTTGTCATTCATGGATATCTGCTTCACAACAGTCATTGTGCCCAAAATGCTAGTGAACTTGCTCTCAGAGACAAAGACTATCTCCTATGTGGGATGCCTAGTTCAGATGTACTTCTTCATGGCCTTAGGGAACACTGATAGCTACCTGTTAGCCTCCATGGCCATTGACCGACTGGTGGCCATATGCAACCCTTTACATTATGATGTGGTAATGAGGCCACAACGCTGCCTCCTCATGCTGCTGGGATCTTGCACCATCTCCCATCTACATGCACTGTTCCGTGTCCTCCTCATGTCTCGCCTCTCATTCTGTGCCTCCCATGTCATTAAGCACTTTTTCTGTGACACTCAGCCTGTGCTGAAGCTGTCCTGCTCTGACACATCCTCCAGCCAGATTGTGGTCATGACTGAGACCCTGGCTGTCATTGTGACTCCTTTCCTATGCATTCTCTTCTCCTACCTGAGAATCATTGTCACTGTGTTCAGGATCCCCTCTGCAGCTGGAAAATGGAAAGCCTTCTCTACCTGTGGCTCTCACCTCACTATAGTGGCCCTGTTCTATGGGAGTGTCATCTATGTCTACTTTAGGCCTCTGTCTATGTACTCAGTGGTGAAGGACCGGGTAGCCACTGTTATGTATACAGTAGTGACACCTATGATGAATCCTTTCATCTATAGCCTGAGGAACAAAGATATGAAGAAAGGTTTGAGGAAGTTAATGGATAGAGTTCACTCATAG
- the LOC117704211 gene encoding olfactory receptor 1L4-like, which produces MPGRLIGYSGGHQPLSETAMLQENQSHMTEFLLLGLTRDPKQQVWLFASFLAMYLVNVIGNSVIIASIQRDAHLHTPMYFFLSNLSLVDICFTTVIVPQMLVNLLTQKKTILFAQCLTQMYFFVAFGITDSFLLAAMAIDRYVAICNPLHYNTAMSPRRCRLLVVASWTVSHLHSLTHTILMGRLSFCGPNVIHHFFCDVQPLLTLSCSDTSINELLAFTEGSAVIMSPFIFIVVSYVYITRTVLRVPSGEGRYKVFSTCGSHLTVVALFYGTIISVYIRPSSTYSVTKDRVVTVIYTVITPMLNPFIYSFRNKDMKQALRKLAKITE; this is translated from the exons ATGCCTGGACGCTTAATTGGGTACTCTGGAGGCCATCAACCTTTATCTGA AACAGCAATGCTCCAGGAAAACCAGAGCCACATGACAGAATTCCTCCTTTTAGGACTGACCAGAGACCCCAAACAACAGGTATGGCTTTTTGCCAGCTTCCTTGCCATGTACCTGGTCAATGTGATTGGCAACTCAGTCATCATTGcatccatccagagagatgctCATCTACACACTCCTATGTACTTCTTTCTCTCCAACCTGTCCCTGGTAGACATCTGTTTTACCACTGTCATCGTGCCACAGATGTTAGTGAACTTGCTGACACAGAAAAAGACAATCCTCTTTGCTCAGTGCCTCACTCAAATGTATTTCTTTGTGGCTTTTGGTATTACAGACAGTTTCCTCTTGGCTGCGATGGCCATTGACCGCTATGTTGCTATCTGCAATCCACTTCATTACAACACAGCCATGAGTCCCAGGCGCTGTCGATTGCTGGTGGTGGCATCCTGGACAGTATCCCATCTTCACTCTCTTACCCACACAATTCTCATGGGCCGCCTCTCTTTCTGTGGACCCAATGTCATTCATCACTTCTTTTGTGATGTCCAGCCACTGCTGACACTCTCCTGTTCAGACACCTCTATCAATGagcttctggccttcacagagGGCTCTGCTGTGATCATGAGTCCTTTTATCTTTATTGTTGTCTCTTATGTCTATATCACTCGGACAGTTCTGAGGGTCCCCTCAGGAGAAGGAAGGTACAAAGTCTTCTCTACCTGTGGGTCCCACCTCACTGTTGTGGCATTGTTCTATGGAACCATAATATCAGTGTACATTCGCCCCTCATCCACCTACTCAGTGACAAAGGACCGAGTGGTCACTGTCATCTACACGGTAATTACTCCTATGCTGAATCCTTTCATCTATAGCTTCAGGAACAAAGACATGAAACAGGCCTTGAGGAAACTGGCTAAAATAACAGAGTAG